One Falsihalocynthiibacter arcticus DNA segment encodes these proteins:
- a CDS encoding winged helix domain-containing protein — translation MAQNNIGWPDATFIITPTEGHPFTITVKGRDRWALEQLAQAGIKGCTPINNPAPRWSAYIFNLRGMGVPIITHTEAHEGPFKGTHARYKLLATITPSAKGEAA, via the coding sequence ATGGCTCAAAACAATATCGGCTGGCCTGACGCCACCTTCATCATCACCCCCACAGAGGGACACCCGTTCACCATCACAGTCAAAGGCCGTGACCGCTGGGCGCTCGAACAACTGGCACAAGCAGGCATCAAGGGATGCACTCCGATAAACAATCCCGCGCCACGTTGGAGCGCCTACATCTTCAACCTGCGCGGCATGGGCGTCCCTATCATCACCCACACAGAGGCACACGAAGGCCCATTCAAGGGGACGCACGCACGCTATAAGTTGCTTGCCACCATTACCCCTTCCGCCAAGGGAGAAGCCGCATGA
- a CDS encoding AAA family ATPase: protein MARAVGNSAGLSTVNASFGAWQSAGHLGDMLREMRASFAEARRNAPCVLIIDEIDAVGSRDSDDRHGSGYRLQVINAFLAELDAISRDAGVILIGTSNHADKMDPAVLRAGRMDLKVAVPLPDAGALLAILRHHLSEDLADADLQTLARLALGKSAADIDAAIRAARSDARHSGKRLTLAMLQDHLNIDAASENGDLLWRIAVHEAGHAIMAAALGLGPIDSIQISNGGGKIVRQSPPHEGLLWNFEAEIAYSLGGRAAERLVLGAVSAGAGGPTNSDLAIATNYAIQIETTLGLGVEGPVWHAEPEEAYRSTPNIRDRVRQRIVRAEKRAGTILTQHRDRLEALARDLLQKRSMGAAEIEPWLREVFLATLTEGDGSPAQTPLKPPSPP from the coding sequence TTGGCCCGTGCCGTCGGCAACAGCGCGGGGCTCTCCACTGTCAACGCCAGCTTTGGCGCATGGCAATCGGCGGGACATCTGGGCGATATGCTGCGCGAGATGCGGGCCAGTTTTGCTGAAGCACGACGCAATGCGCCCTGCGTTTTGATCATCGATGAGATCGACGCCGTGGGCTCGCGCGACAGTGATGATCGCCATGGATCAGGCTATCGTTTGCAAGTCATCAATGCATTTCTGGCAGAGTTAGACGCGATCTCGCGCGACGCGGGCGTCATTCTTATTGGCACCTCTAATCATGCGGACAAGATGGACCCTGCGGTATTGCGCGCCGGACGTATGGATCTGAAGGTGGCGGTGCCCCTGCCCGATGCAGGCGCGCTCTTGGCGATCCTGCGCCATCACTTGAGCGAAGACCTTGCAGACGCAGACCTGCAGACACTCGCCCGTCTTGCTCTTGGCAAAAGCGCTGCAGATATTGATGCTGCGATCCGTGCGGCGCGTTCTGATGCCCGTCACAGCGGCAAGCGGCTCACCCTTGCGATGCTGCAAGATCATCTCAACATCGACGCAGCTTCTGAGAATGGCGACCTCTTGTGGCGGATTGCGGTTCACGAGGCCGGACATGCAATCATGGCCGCCGCGCTCGGGCTGGGCCCGATCGACAGCATTCAGATTTCCAATGGGGGTGGAAAGATTGTGCGACAGTCGCCGCCGCACGAAGGTTTACTCTGGAACTTTGAAGCCGAGATTGCTTATTCGCTCGGGGGACGCGCTGCGGAACGCCTTGTGTTGGGCGCGGTGTCCGCAGGCGCAGGCGGTCCGACCAACTCAGATCTGGCCATTGCCACAAACTATGCAATCCAGATAGAAACGACGCTCGGCCTTGGTGTTGAGGGCCCTGTTTGGCACGCAGAACCAGAGGAAGCCTACCGTTCCACCCCAAACATTCGGGATCGTGTTCGCCAACGCATTGTTCGCGCAGAGAAGCGAGCTGGTACGATCCTGACGCAGCACCGCGACAGACTGGAAGCACTGGCGCGCGATCTTCTGCAGAAACGCTCGATGGGCGCGGCTGAGATCGAACCTTGGCTGCGCGAGGTGTTTCTCGCCACATTAACTGAAGGCGATGGATCACCAGCTCAGACGCCGCTAAAACCACCCAGCCCACCATAA
- a CDS encoding GIY-YIG nuclease family protein: MNTISHSQNMMTIQNTLLPIHKGSLQPHWIATAKSKGFDIVARVVDRLHLALRCHQCGALNKVRLFTLMNSQPNCSACIEQVWASDAAAAGLEFLSRDPKNRHYGLYRAACGHQLRRQFELIKRVAALQTGVRCETCHAASEIGVAQARGWHLLCPDPEGDQNYRLYKHMDCGHEQRVARVNMQTGRFGCGGCSEDWVAAPSFLYAMSFTLSNGRELVKLGFSRDPGSRLRYQLQRDMDMPCAILRQIPMATGQDAIRLEKRLHAKLLREHADCVVDPASYRTQIRVKSEIYDARLTKTILGHLDKIEVQAA, encoded by the coding sequence GATCGCGACGGCAAAATCGAAAGGCTTCGATATTGTGGCCCGCGTTGTTGATCGGCTGCACCTCGCCTTGCGCTGCCATCAGTGCGGCGCGCTCAATAAGGTGCGTCTCTTTACTTTGATGAACAGCCAGCCCAATTGTTCCGCGTGCATTGAACAGGTCTGGGCCTCAGATGCTGCGGCCGCTGGGCTGGAGTTTCTGAGCCGTGATCCCAAAAACCGTCACTACGGCCTCTATCGTGCAGCCTGTGGGCATCAGCTCCGTCGCCAATTCGAATTAATCAAACGCGTTGCCGCCTTGCAAACAGGCGTTCGCTGCGAGACATGCCATGCCGCCAGCGAGATCGGTGTGGCGCAAGCGCGGGGTTGGCATCTGCTTTGCCCCGATCCCGAGGGCGATCAGAACTATCGCCTCTACAAACATATGGATTGTGGTCACGAGCAGCGTGTGGCGCGCGTCAATATGCAAACAGGCCGCTTCGGTTGCGGGGGCTGCAGCGAAGACTGGGTTGCTGCGCCAAGCTTTCTCTACGCAATGTCCTTCACGCTCTCAAACGGGCGTGAGCTTGTGAAGCTCGGGTTTTCCCGCGATCCTGGCAGCCGTCTGCGGTATCAACTGCAGCGCGATATGGATATGCCCTGCGCCATTCTGCGTCAAATTCCCATGGCCACAGGGCAAGACGCCATTCGCCTAGAAAAGCGCCTGCACGCAAAACTGCTTCGCGAGCACGCAGATTGCGTCGTCGATCCCGCGAGCTATCGCACCCAGATCCGCGTCAAATCGGAGATTTACGACGCGCGGCTGACCAAGACCATTCTCGGTCATCTCGACAAGATCGAGGTGCAGGCCGCGTAA
- a CDS encoding helix-turn-helix transcriptional regulator, producing MADNILRRTQVEKRIGLSRSTLYVMIAEGTFPKPIRIGKRAVGWTESSLAAWVASKQADAA from the coding sequence ATGGCAGACAATATCCTAAGACGCACACAGGTCGAAAAGCGCATCGGACTTTCGCGCTCGACGCTTTATGTCATGATTGCAGAGGGAACATTCCCCAAGCCAATCCGCATCGGCAAACGCGCCGTTGGCTGGACTGAATCCAGCTTGGCCGCTTGGGTCGCATCCAAGCAGGCGGACGCGGCATAA
- a CDS encoding tyrosine-type recombinase/integrase has protein sequence MAEASLRRPEKALTAQFVKTVKDAGKYFDGQGLFLRVQSNGSKQWVQRITIRGKRCELGLGNPSLVPLSEARQHAIDNRRLARSGGDPMQAKREAQAALTFAEASQRVYELHRPTWRNEKHSKQFISTLETYAFPRIGKIKVADVSTADVLAVLSPIWTTKPETARRVKQRLGMVLKWAVAQGWRQDNPAEAINQALPKHDRTSAQRKALPYQDVANCIATVQLSNAGIATKLAFELLVLTATRSGEVRNAVWSEFDLEKGEWIIPASRMKAKKEHRIPLCWRALELLEQAKALGESGLVFEGTKRGKALSDATMSKLVKELGYDVDIHGFRTSFRTWTQEQTNFPREVAESALAHSLKDKAEAAYARSDLFEKRRMMMDAWAGFLALDGSAKVVPLNG, from the coding sequence ATGGCGGAGGCATCACTACGCAGGCCAGAGAAGGCACTCACAGCCCAATTCGTCAAAACCGTAAAAGACGCTGGCAAGTATTTCGACGGTCAAGGCTTATTCCTACGCGTGCAATCGAATGGTTCTAAGCAATGGGTACAACGCATCACCATACGAGGTAAGCGTTGTGAGTTGGGACTTGGCAACCCGTCACTGGTTCCCCTCTCGGAAGCGCGACAGCACGCCATAGACAACCGCAGGCTGGCCCGCAGCGGTGGTGACCCCATGCAAGCCAAGAGAGAGGCACAAGCAGCTCTGACGTTCGCGGAGGCTTCACAGCGGGTCTACGAGTTGCACCGCCCGACATGGCGTAATGAAAAACATTCAAAGCAATTCATCAGCACACTCGAAACCTACGCCTTCCCCCGTATCGGCAAAATCAAGGTCGCAGATGTTAGCACCGCCGATGTGCTGGCGGTCTTGTCTCCTATCTGGACAACAAAACCTGAAACTGCGCGGCGGGTTAAGCAGCGCCTTGGGATGGTCCTGAAATGGGCCGTGGCGCAAGGCTGGCGACAAGACAACCCCGCAGAGGCAATCAACCAAGCCCTTCCCAAACACGACCGCACTAGCGCCCAGCGCAAGGCGTTACCCTATCAAGACGTTGCAAATTGCATTGCTACCGTCCAACTCTCTAACGCTGGCATCGCCACGAAGTTGGCATTTGAATTGCTAGTCCTGACCGCGACCCGTTCTGGCGAAGTGCGCAATGCGGTCTGGTCAGAGTTTGATCTGGAAAAAGGTGAATGGATTATTCCCGCGTCACGGATGAAGGCGAAGAAAGAGCATCGCATCCCTCTTTGTTGGCGCGCCCTCGAATTGCTTGAACAAGCCAAAGCGCTTGGCGAATCGGGTCTGGTTTTTGAAGGCACCAAGCGCGGTAAAGCCTTAAGTGACGCCACCATGTCCAAGCTAGTCAAAGAGTTGGGTTATGACGTGGATATTCATGGGTTCCGAACATCATTCCGCACATGGACCCAAGAACAAACCAACTTCCCCCGAGAAGTCGCAGAGTCAGCTTTGGCCCATAGCCTCAAAGACAAAGCAGAGGCCGCATATGCGCGGTCTGATCTATTTGAGAAGCGGCGCATGATGATGGATGCATGGGCGGGTTTCTTGGCGTTGGATGGATCTGCGAAAGTGGTGCCGCTGAATGGGTAA